One stretch of Salmo trutta chromosome 7, fSalTru1.1, whole genome shotgun sequence DNA includes these proteins:
- the LOC115197369 gene encoding ubiquitin-conjugating enzyme E2 N — protein sequence MAGLPRRIIKETQRLMAEPVPGIKAEPDEGNARYFHVVIAGPQDSPFEGGTFKLELFLPEEYPMAAPKVRFMTKIYHPNVDKLGRICLDILKDKWSPALQIRTVLLSIQALLSAPNPDDPLANDVAEQWKSNEAQAIETARTWTRLYAQNNIEV from the exons GAAACTCAGCGCTTGATGGCTGAGCCTGTCCCAGGCATTAAGGCGGAGCCTGACGAAGGGAACGCCCGCTACTTCCATGTGGTCATCGCCGGGCCCCAGGACTCGCCCTTCGAAGGCGGCACGTTTAAACTTGAACTCTTTCTCCCCGAGGAATACCCCATGGCAGCTCCAAAAGTACGCTTTATGACCAAAATATACCACCCCAACGTAGACAAGCTGGGAAGAATATGTCTAGACATCTTGAAAG ATAAATGGTCTCCAGCCTTGCAGATCCGTACAGTCCTGCTATCAATCCAGGCATTACTAAGTGCTCCCAACCCTGATGATCCTCTAGCGAATGATGTTGCGGAGCAGTGGAAGTCCAATGAAGCTCAAGCCATAGAGACGG CCCGGACATGGACCAGGCTTTACGCTCAAAACAACATAGAAGTGTAG